From Carassius auratus strain Wakin chromosome 1, ASM336829v1, whole genome shotgun sequence, the proteins below share one genomic window:
- the LOC113075523 gene encoding neuronal acetylcholine receptor subunit beta-2-like, whose product MVFVMASKWLICFCLLWLCVTRSLAADAEERLVDFLLGPERYNKLIRPAVNKSQQVTIGIKVSLAQLISVNEREQIMTTNVWLTQEWTDYRLVWDPNEYEGIKKLRIPSQHIWLPDIVLYNNADGVYEVSFYCNAVVSNTGDIFWLPPAIYKSACAIEVRNFPFDQQNCTLKFRSWTYDRTELDLVLTSDFASRDDYTPSGEWDIVSLPGRKNEDPNDLTYLDITYDFVIKRKPLFYTINLIIPCVLITSLAILVFYLPSDCGEKVTLCMSVLLALTVFLLLISKIVPPTSLAVPLIGKYLMFTMVLVTFSIVTSVCVLNVHHRSPSTHYMPEWVKCVFLHKLPAFLLMRRPGRSNVRERFRRKHQRKSFSSHQDGDSFFLSDDPGRVCGAWRVGDLPEGSEFRQRVKVRHDQDVDEAIDGVRFIAEHMKIEDDDEGIIEDWKYVAMVIDRLFLWIFILVCVVGTLGLFVQPLFQSYNTPVAEEVYGDF is encoded by the exons atggtCTTCGTGATGGCATCAAAGTGGCTTATTTGTTTCTGCCTACTTTGGCTCTGCGTGACAA gGTCTCTTGCTGCTGATGCTGAGGAGAGGCTGGTAGATTTTCTGCTCGGTCCTGAGCGTTACAATAAACTTATCCGTCCTGCGGTCAATAAGAGTCAGCAGGTCACTATTGGCATCAAAGTCTCTCTTGCACAGCTCATTAGTGTG AATGAGAGGGAACAAATCATGACGACGAATGTGTGGCTGACTCAG GAGTGGACTGACTACAGACTGGTGTGGGACCCGAATGAGTATGAAGGCATCAAAAAACTACGAATACCATCACAGCACATCTGGCTTCCTGATATAGTACTCTATAACAA TGCTGATGGTGTATATGAAGTTTCATTTTACTGCAATGCCGTAGTCTCCAACACTGGGGATATTTTCTGGCTCCCTCCTGCCATCTACAAGAGCGCCTGTGCTATAGAAGTCCGTAACTTCCCTTTCGATCAACAGAACTGCACGCTTAAATTTCGCTCTTGGACCTATGACCGCACAGAACTCGATCTTGTCTTGACGTCTGATTTTGCCAGTCGTGATGACTACACACCCAGCGGCGAATGGGATATCGTGTCCCTCCCTGGCAGAAAAAACGAAGACCCCAATGACCTCACATATCTGGATATCACATACGACTTTGTGATTAAACGCAAACCCCTCTTCTACACGATTAACCTTATCATTCCATGCGTCCTCATCACGTCTCTTGCAATTCTGGTTTTCTACCTCCCTTCAGACTGTGGAGAGAAGGTGACACTATGCATGTCGGTTCTTCTGGCTCTTACTGTGTTTCTGCTCCTGATATCGAAGATCGTTCCACCAACATCATTAGCTGTTCCATTAATAGGAAAGTATCTGATGTTTACGATGGTGCTGGTCACATTTTCTATtgtgacgagtgtgtgtgtgctcaacGTGCACCACCGTTCTCCATCGACACACTACATGCCCGAGTGGGTCAAGTGTGTGTTTCTTCATAAGCTTCCTGCTTTCCTTCTGATGCGACGGCCTGGAAGGTCTAATGTACGGGAAAGGTTTCGACGGAAACACCAACGGAAATCATTCTCATCTCATCAGGATGGAGACTCGTTCTTCTTAAGTGATGACCCTGGGCGTGTGTGCGGGGCTTGGAGGGTCGGTGACCTCCCTGAGGGGTCGGAGTTCAGGCAGAGAGTGAAAGTCAGGCACGACCAAGATGTGGATGAGGCCATAGATGGTGTGAGGTTCATTGCTGAACATATGAAGATTGAGGATGACGATGAAGGG ATCATTGAGGACTGGAAGTATGTAGCCATGGTGATCGACCGGCTCTTCCTCTGGATTTTTATCCTGGTGTGTGTCGTCGGCACACTCGGACTCTTTGTTCAGCCTCTCTTTCAGAGCTACAACACCCCCGTGGCAGAAGAAGT ATATGGGGATTTCTAA